Within the Rhizobium grahamii genome, the region TCTCCTATGTCGGGCACGTAGCAGTTAACGTCATCATCGACGGCCGTTTCGATATAGTGGGCGAGCCCGATCTTGTCGCTATCGGTCTGCCTGTCTACGACGACGAAGGCGACGAGATGGAGGATGCGCTCTATGATGCCGCAGTCGGCGCGCTCGAGAGCATCCCGCGTGCGCGCCGCAAGGATCTGGATCTGCTTCAGGAGTCGGTCCGGCGCGCGGTGCGTGCCGCTGCCAACCAGATCTGGGGCAAGAAGCCTGTCGTCACCGTTTTCGTCAACAAGATCTGACCAGGATGCTGGGCCGCGTCAATCATATCGCGATCGCCGTACCGGATCTGGCCGCAGCCATTTCCGCGTATAGAGACACATTAGGCGCTGTCGTATCGGCCGCACAGGCTCTGCCCGAACATGGCGTCACCGTGGTTTTCGTCGAGCTGCCGAACACGAAGGTCGAACTCTTGGAGCCGCTGGGTGAGGGCTCACCAATCACCGCGTTCCTAGAGAAGAGCCCGGCTGGCGGGATGCATCACATCTGTTATGAGGTCGCGGACCTGCTTGCCGCACGGGATCAGCTCGTCGCCTCGGGCGCACGGGTGCTCGGCAACGGTGATCCGAAGATTGGCGCCCACGGCAAGCCGGTACTGTTCCTGCATCCGAAGGACTTCTTCGGAACGTTG harbors:
- the mce gene encoding methylmalonyl-CoA epimerase; protein product: MLGRVNHIAIAVPDLAAAISAYRDTLGAVVSAAQALPEHGVTVVFVELPNTKVELLEPLGEGSPITAFLEKSPAGGMHHICYEVADLLAARDQLVASGARVLGNGDPKIGAHGKPVLFLHPKDFFGTLIELEQV